In Cotesia glomerata isolate CgM1 linkage group LG3, MPM_Cglom_v2.3, whole genome shotgun sequence, one genomic interval encodes:
- the LOC123261509 gene encoding uncharacterized protein LOC123261509 isoform X3 codes for MALIEKKHNTLGSREKEGIPANHIKLERVLGVTVSSNAALDCDSTSELVAYPAGCTVVLFNPRKNIQAHVLNSCKKTVTSLALAGDGRLLVTGECGHMPNVRVWDISDRQNAIQIAEFSSHKYGINCVAFSPSNKYVVSIGSQHDMIVNVWDWRNNVKVASNKVSSKVKAVSFAENGSYFVTVGNRHVKFWYLEYTRNAKYKEPVPLMGRSAILGEQRNNDFVDVTCGRGEMADSTYAITKTGLLCEFNNRRLLDKWVELRTTSANCMAIGEKLIFVGCAEGIIRCFSPVTLQFITTLPRTHYLGVDVACGLSISHMSQHPVNARYPDAIALAFDELNNKLTCVYNDHSIYIWDIRDIKRVGKSHSFLFHSACIWGVEMYPTNSELISNMPSDSFVTCSSDDTIRVWNLKNDFSTNQKVYSRNIYSNELLKVLYIDPELTYLKDLDLATAGSTDKSDTSYDGRNGVRSIRISPDGAHIASGDRSGNIRIHDVATLDELCLIEAHDAEVLCLEYSKYSRITDGPKLLASASRDRLIHVFNVDEGYNFLQTLDDHSSSITAVRFFTTTQNDNIQMVSCGADKSIIFRQLQMTPGNPPQFVRDHNAQGKTTLYDMEVDSGQKHVLTACQDRNIRVYNVATGKHSKTFKGSIGEDGSLIKVVLDASGIYVATSCTDKTLCVYDYYSGECMATMLGHSELVTGLRFSPDCHHLVSASGDGCIFVWSIPHDMVVTMQARLTQQAMRAGKKPQNLQNGLVTQLENESFGPPSPEFFGSNVNSTIQTTAIDYRFSVGQLPHWAKKQINTDTNTEENITSSVRSVSVDMPKGRWAQRVQQTDGITVKSVYDSDEIIHFPPSRSTIDSECGGGGTGGSKDSSIDSGTETKCSSDYRREPITIKKEEEEKEEENVFAPCPDSYRELAEDFKKQMTSGNITITRGSNITELTHQSRIRSYTDDSSLSSFKLEDHESTEHDGDVEDYSEGENGTASSEKSHNLMYYPPTEDTISNQFKVNAIDIEELRRSMRRGKKIKIGDSNISELTTASGSQDDSDSEGGASTPSAERNPLSILSEASSEGYDQVFNQTHREKYLKNAFESLSGADELTNRKNTSISSQFHGRISGGENQESKTHQTPVINLITPKNTKLSTDVTKNREELQRRIEETRRKLQSVGYKSSLKSSQSISDLSSHIPDRHHRQSKISSGNNKRPQSQYYTIPTNPSKPLLNLKSHLKPHTITNNVSGYGNAFLKDQIDNKRFPKSQTTFCISKQAKLTVSRPLSLALDKTDKMKLSVDKTNKSLPESPVCEELKAIKKACKAELNKFTKFAQKQRSCSYFIGLNDNFEDIDCLAKSFESLPAMKEPLSDNDDDDDDNDINDNGNFSDDSLESDYKNPPRRCVSEYQININRESNNKNKNYLKCLKKNLGDSQESILSDASGEIFDCQYDNDRHSSASFFLSRRKMQATQSQESVLTDVTDDYQISLLRENEVNRSTESILTDDSDSLVKSAPLEILFESHYKRKRHNSENKIENIEFDKPINTVTPTKAVFRSKSLQDTRLSAVKSAISYTEENFRPNQTCIYYEFNIDNTKEYCSKVRNSSRFDMTRSNSLKEPHSMLIFDNFVPHKPPKPKRNFPRTQSMRNRSRPSWNKYNFENPLPQSLNSNSKTTCFDNDNVESKNSKKISPKTNDLKLEENTSLILLSPTNQISNQNLLKNAESKNRTEIQKNLSSYSNEANKNNNNNNNNNQTTKITKTSWHDDLDVDSGFENHIPTKDTFETYDSLEPYGTSSCEASTSDSQIQDTNVEIEKNYNNSTADRISRAIEGTVKLLSKEFENLVKREQQNLIKNKQVWQVHQSNSAENFSKFESERDKGSTFKKETRPSSGCEDSDCTVDKSLMESGSSTPGSSCTNSPKRIWPPASRCQLKWIKALPTINQDILPSKQHLSVKTDGRLSSNISDSKDDIEDKGMRRACSLSDLSVSPPNRLLHGPIQVSGKLSIKNSNVSSRNGNSVNINSGLSSRYNSSKSHSTYMTRSSSVGVLNQHSDSESDAGVISSSRNLTNSTTNNRISGLMRPTISSQNKVNHQSKPNFSSSSNLPMVLRRRGMQSAYSSVNLSQVSNQEDSSSEDTSSNGNGGKPSLPPRPRSINIDLSTNFNSSGSLIKRSGSNTSISKSRLMNDASGQSNIRLSSRNQLDLNLQKLPTKDINVANAEFNTDRKLVSPQLCNTIADELTRTADNVVQLYKRLTMDSSANPELEPIDRDTMLRGLESSVNEAMRTLRLVAASTTNKESTGNNSLVVNEAAETFQELLAGQDQGKVVNIMQQYSELLLTMMQQRMSGTQPNHV; via the exons atgtACCGTAGTTTTGTTCAACCCTCGAAAAAATATCCAGGCGCATGTGTTGAATAGTTGCAAAAAAACTGTTACCTCACTGGCACTTGCTGGAGATGGTCGTCTTTTAGTCACTGGTGAATGCGGACATATGCCCAATGTACGAGTATGGGATATTTCTGATCGTCAAAACGCCATTCAGATTGCCGAGTTTTCCAGTCATAAATATGGAATTAATTGTGTT GCATTTTCACCAAGCAACAAATATGTTGTTTCTATTGGATCGCAGCATGATATGATAGTGAATGTCTGGGACTGGCGGAACAATGTAAAAGTAGCATCTAACAAAGTATCTAGCAAGGTGAAGGCCGTATCATTTGCTGAAAACGGGAGCTATTTTGTAACTGTTGGTAATCGACATGTTAAATTTTGGTATCTTGAATATACTCGAAACGCTAAGTATAAAGAACCAGTACCTCTTATGGGCCGATCGGCTATACTAGGTGAACAACGAAATAATGACTTTGTGGATGTAACATGCGGCCGCGGAGAGATGGCAGATTCTACTTACGCCATTACAAAAACTGGATTACTTTGTGAATTTAATAATCGGCGGCTCCTTGATAAGTGGGTCGAATTAAGAACAACCAGTGCAAATTGTATGGCcataggtgaaaaattaatttttgttggaTGTGCCGAAGGAATTATTAGATGCTTTAGTCCAGTAACACTTCAATTTATTACAACATTACCAAGAACTCACTATTTAGGGGTAGATGTAGCTTGTGGATTATCTATAAGTCATATGTCTCAGCATCCAGTAAATGCAAGATATCCAGATGCAATTGCTTTAGCTTTTGatgaattaaataacaaacttACGTGCGTTTATAATGATCATAGCATTTATATTTGGGATATTCGAGATATCAAGCGTGTGGGAAAATCTCACTCTTTTCTCTTTCATTCAGCATGTATATGGGGCGTTGAAATGTATCCAACAAATAGTGAATTAATAAGTAACATGCCTTCAGATAGTTTTGTAACATGTTCAAGCGACGATACAATAAGAGtatggaatttaaaaaatgatttttcaacaaatcaaAAAGTTTACAGTCGTAATATTTATAgcaatgaattattaaaagtgtTATACATTGATCCTGAATTGACATACTTAAAAGATTTAGATTTAGCTACCGCAGGATCAACAGATAAAAGTGATACCTCATATGATGGTCGTAATGGTGTTAGATCAATCAGAATAAGTCCAGATGGTGCACATATTGCTTCTGGAGATCGATCAGGTAATATTAGAATTCATGATGTAGCTACGTTAGATGAATTATGTCTTATAGAGGCTCATGATGCTGAAGTACTTTGCCTTGAATACTCAAAATATTCTCGAATTACTGATGGACCAAAATTACTAGCAAGTGCTTCAAGAGATCGATTAATACATGTTTTTAATGTTGATGAGGGTTATAATTTTCTCCAAACACTTGATGATCACAGTTCTTCAATTACGGCTGTTAGATTTTTCACAACGACTCAAAATGATAACATTCAAATGGTATCATGTGGCGCCGATAAAAGCATTATTTTTAGACAGTTGCAAATGACTCCAGGAAATCCACCACAATTTGTAAGAGATCACAATGCTCAAGGAAAAACCACGTTGTATGATATGGAAGTAGACTCTGGTCAAAAGCATGTTTTAACAGCTTGTCAGGATCGTAATATTCGAGTATATAATGTAGCCACTGGTAAACACAGCAAAACGTTCAAAGGTTCTATTGGTGAAGACGGGTCTTTAATAAAAGTTGTTTTGGATGCATCAGGAATATACGTTGCTACTTCATGTACAGACAAAACTTTATGTGTCTATGATTACTACAGTGGTGAATGTATGGCAACAATGTTAGGTCATTCAGAACTAGTTACAGGCCTCCGTTTTAGTCCAGATTGCCATCACTTAGTATCAGCCAGCGGCGATGGTTGTATATTTGTTTGGAGTATACCTCATGATATGGTAGTTACTATGCAAGCACGATTAACTCAACAGGCGATGCGTGCGGGTAAAAAACCccaaaatttacaaaatggACTAGTAACACAGCTAGAAAATGAATCTTTTGGTCCACCATCACCTGAATTTTTCGGTTCAAATGTCAATTCAACTATACAAACTACTGCTATTGACTATCGTTTCAGTGTTGGTCAATTACCTCATTGGGctaaaaaacaaatcaataCGGATACTAATACTGAAGAAAATATAACTTCAAGTGTCAGATCGGTTAGTGTAGATATGCCGAAAGGCCGATGGGCTCAACGTGTACAACAGACTGATGGAATTACTGTGAAATCAGTCTATGATAGTGatgaaattattcattttccCCCTTCCAGAAGTACCATTGACTCTGAATGTGGAGGTGGTGGTACTGGAGGATCTAAAGATAGTTCTATTGACAGCGGAACTGAGACTAAATGCAGCAGTGATTATAGACGTGAACccattactataaaaaaag aagaa gaagaaaaagaagaagaaaatgtATTTGCACCGTGCCCTGATAGTTATAGAGAATTAGCGGAGGATTTTAAAAAACAG ATGACGAGTGGCAACATAACAATAACTAGAGGTAGCAATATCACAGAGTTAACTCATCAATCGAGAATACGATCTTACACCGATGACAGCAGTCTTAGCAGTTTTAAATTAGAG GATCACGAGAGTACAGAACATGATGGTGATGTTGAAGATTATTCTGAGGGCGAAAATGGAACAGCTAGTTCGGAAAAATCACATAATTTAATGTACTATCCACCAACTGAAGATACTATATCAAATCAGTTCAAAGTAAATGCCATTGATATAGAAGAACTCCGAAGATCTATGAGacgaggaaaaaaaataaaaattggagATAGCAATATCAGTGAATTGACCACAGCATCCGGAAGTCAAGATGATTCTGATTCTGAAGGAGGTGCATCAACGCCAAGTGCTGAACGTAATCCATTGTCTATTTTATCTGAAGCGAGTTCTGAAGGATACGATCAGGTTTTCAATCAAACTCATCGagaaaaatatcttaaaaatgcTTTTGAATCTCTAAGTGGTGCTGATGAACtcacaaatagaaaaaataccAGTATTAGCTCTCAATTTCATGGAag AATAAGCGGAGGAGAAAATCAAGAAAGTAAAACCCACCAAACAccagttataaatttaattacaccaaaaaatacaaaacttAGTACAGATGTAACGAAAAATCGTGAAGAATTACAGCGGCGAATAGAAGAAACGAGAAGAAAATTACAAAgt GTTGGCTATAAATCTTCTTTAAAGTCAAGCCAAAGTATCTCAGATCTCAGCAGCCATATACCAGATCGCCATCATCGGCAAAGTAAGATTAGTTCAGGTAATAATAAACGTCCACAATCACAATACTATACAATACCAACTAACCCTAGTAAACcattactaaatttaaaatctcaCTTAAAACCTCATACTATTACTAACAATGTTTCTGGTTATGGAAATGCTTTTTTAAAAGATCAAATTGACAACAAACGCTTTCCCAAAAGTCAAACTACTTTTTGTATAAGTAAACAGGCCAAATTGACCGTAAGTCGGCCATTATCATTAGCACTAGATAAAActgataaaatgaaattatctGTCGATaaaacaaacaaatcattACCAGAATCACCTGTTTGTGAAGAATTAAAAGCAATTAAAAAAGCATGTAAAGCAGAACTAAACAAGTTTACCAAGTTTGCTCAAAAACAGAGATCTTGTAGTTATTTTATTGGCTTGaatgataattttgaagatattGATTGCTTAGCTAAATCATTTGAAAGTTTACCAGCTATGAAAGAGCCACTATcagataatgatgatgatgatgatgataatgacaTTAATGACAATGGTAATTTCAGTGACGATTCTTTAGAAAGTGATTATAAAAATCCACCTCGTAGGTGTGTTAgtgaatatcaaataaatataaatagagaatcaaataataaaaataaaaactatttgaaGTGTTTAAAAAAGAATCTTGGTGATTCTCAAGAAAGTATTCTGTCTGATGCGTCTGGAGAAATATTTGATTGTCAGTATGATAACGATAGACATTCTAGTGCtagcttttttttatcacgGCGAAAAATGCAAGCCACTCAAAGTCAGGAAAGTGTATTAACTGATGTAACAGATGATTATCAAATTTCTTTATTGCGAGAAAATGAAGTTAATAGAAGTACTGAAAGTATTCTCACTGATGATTCTGACTCATTAGTTAAATCTGCACCATTAGAAATTCTTTTTGAGTCccattataaaagaaaaagacATAATTCTGAAAacaaaatagaaaatattgaatttgaCAAACCAATAAATACTGTTACACCTACTAAAGCTGTTTTTCGATCTAAAtctttacaagatacaagactCAGTGCCGTTAAATCAGCTATTAGTTACACAGAAGAAAATTTCAGACCCAATCAAACttgtatttattatgaatttaacATCGATAATACAAAAGAGTATTGTTCAAAAGTTCGTAATTCATCAAGATTTGATATGACAAGAAGTAATAGTTTAAAAGAGCCCCATtcaatgttaatttttgataattttgtacCCCATAAACCACCAAAaccaaaaagaaattttcctCGCACTCAAAGCATGCGAAATCGTTCTAGACCTTCTtggaataaatataattttgaaaatccaCTGCCTCAaagtttaaattcaaataGTAAAACTACTTGTTTCGACAATGATAATGTAGAGtcgaaaaatagtaaaaaaattagtccaaagacaaatgatttaaaattagaagAAAACACTTCGTTAATTCTTCTCTCACCAACAAACCAAATTTCGAATCAaaacttgttaaaaaatgcCGAGTCAAAAAATCGtactgaaattcaaaaaaatttatcaagttaCTCCAATGAAgctaacaaaaataataataataataataataataatcaaacaactaaaataacaaaaacttCTTGGCATGACGACTTAGATGTTGATAGCGGTTTTGAAAATCATATTCCTACAAAAGATACATTCGAAACTTATGACTCATTAGAACCTTATGGAACATCTTCTTGTGAAGCATCAACTTCAGATTCTCAAATTCAGGATACGAATGtcgaaatagaaaaaaattataacaatagcACTGCTGACAGAATTAGTCGAGCAATTGAAGGAACTGTAAAACTTTTATCTAAAGAATTTGAAAACTTAGTTAAAAGAGAGCaacagaatttaattaaaaataaacaagtttGGCAGGTACATCAGTCAAATTcagctgaaaatttttcaaaatttgaatcagAAAGAGACAAGGGctcaacttttaaaaaagaaactcGACCGAGTTCAGGGTGTGAGGACAGTGATTGCACTGTAGATAAATCTTTAATGGAAAGTGGTTCCTCAACTCCTGGATCAAGTTGTACTAATTCACCAAAACGAATTTGGCCACCTGCGTCTCGATGTCAATTGAAGTGGATCAAAGCACTACCAACAATCAATCAAGATATCTTACCATCTAAGCAACACTTATCAG TTAAAACAGATGGCAGGCTTTCGTCGAACATTTCTGATTCTAAAGATGATATAGAAGACAAAGGTATGCGACGTGCTTGTTCCTTGAGTGATCTCTCCGTCAGTCCACCAAACAGGTTACTGCATGGTCCAATACAAG tttCAGGTAAACTaagcattaaaaattcaaatgtaTCATCAAGAAATGGAAATAGTGTTAATATAAACAGTGGATTATCATCAAGATATAATTCAAGCAAATCTCACTCAACATACATGACTCGAAGTAGTAGCGTAGGCGTTTTGAATCAG caCAGTGATTCAGAATCAGATGCTGGAGTAATTTCAAGCAGTAGAAACTTGACAAATTCAACTACTAACAATCGAATAAGTGGATTAATGAGGCCTACAATAAGTTcacaaaataaagtaaatcATCAATCAAAACCGAATTTTTCTTCAAGTAGCAATTTACCTATGGTACTGAGAAGACGTGGAATGCAATCTGCTTATTCAAGTG ttaATCTAAGTCAAGTCAGTAATCAAGAAGATTCTAGTTCAGAGGATACTTCTTCAAATGGTAATGGCGGAAAACCATCATTACCACCCAGACCTCGAAGTATTAACATTGATCTTTCAACAAA tttcaATTCCAGTGGATCACTAATAAAACGATCAGGATCAAATACATCAATATCAAAAAGTCGGCTGATGAATGATGCAAGTGGTCAAAGCAATATAAGGCTGTCTAGTCGAAATCAATTGGATTTAAATCTACAAAAACTTCCAACTAAAGATATAAATGTAGCTAATGCTGAat TTAATACAGATAGAAAATTAG TGTCTCCGCAATTATGTAATACAATCGCTGATGAATTGACAAGAACCGCAGATAATGTGGTTCAGCTATATAAGCGATTAACGATGGATAGTTCTGCAAATCCAGAGCTTGAGCCTATTGATAGAGATACAATGCTTCGAGGTTTAGAATCATCAGTTAATGAAGCAATGCGAACACTTCGTCTTGTCGCAGCTAGTACAACTAATAAAGAAAGTACTGGTAATAATTCTTTAGTTGTTAATGAAGCGGCTGAAACATTTCAAGAATTATTAGCAGGTCAAGATCAGGGTAAAGTTGTAAATATAATGCAACAATACTCGGAATTGCTTTTGACTATGATGCAGCAAAGAATGAGTGGTACACAACCTAATCATGTTTAG